In Carnobacterium sp. CP1, the following are encoded in one genomic region:
- the cls gene encoding cardiolipin synthase: MQIVWMSILAIIVLNIIFAMITVFREKRDIAATWAWLLVLMLLPGVGFVFYLFIGNKLSRKKIFDIKAQESIGMPELVQAQKEMLADDEDLLSSRQATENAKEMASLFLESDESILTKGNKIQIFTDGAEKYDALIKDIYKAEHHIHMIYYIFKDDKIGNRVLAALEERAAAGVEVFVIYDALGSRALKPKFFKKLKALGGEAETFFGSRFSFINLRFNYRNHRKIVIIDGKIGYTGGFNVGDEYLGEYKKFGYWRDTHLKIEGNAVLPLQSRFLMDWNATVSHHKLEYQESYFPLMKKKGKSNMQIVSSGPDTETQQIKKGYIKMISMAKESVFIQTPYFVPDDSVLETIEIAVMSGIDVKIMIPNKPDHPFIYRATTYYAAELVAAGAEVYIYNNGFLHAKTIVIDGEICSIGTANFDIRSFKLNFEVNAFIYDPEIARQQKEIFYKDIESSYLLTQSLLDGQSRWLKFKQTFSRLFSPIL; encoded by the coding sequence ATGCAAATAGTTTGGATGAGTATATTAGCTATTATTGTTTTAAATATCATTTTTGCCATGATCACTGTTTTTCGAGAAAAACGAGATATCGCAGCTACATGGGCATGGTTATTGGTTTTGATGTTGTTGCCGGGAGTGGGGTTTGTTTTTTATTTATTTATCGGGAATAAATTATCCCGCAAAAAGATTTTCGATATTAAAGCTCAAGAAAGCATAGGAATGCCTGAACTTGTTCAAGCACAAAAAGAAATGCTGGCAGATGATGAAGATTTGCTGTCCAGTAGACAAGCAACAGAAAATGCCAAAGAAATGGCAAGTTTGTTTCTTGAAAGCGATGAATCTATTTTAACAAAAGGCAACAAAATACAAATTTTTACAGATGGTGCTGAAAAATACGATGCATTGATTAAAGACATTTACAAAGCTGAGCATCATATTCATATGATTTATTATATTTTTAAAGATGATAAAATCGGAAATCGCGTTTTAGCGGCTCTTGAAGAACGGGCAGCAGCGGGTGTAGAAGTTTTTGTTATTTATGATGCGTTAGGATCCCGTGCTTTGAAACCTAAATTTTTTAAAAAGCTAAAAGCTTTAGGAGGGGAAGCTGAAACTTTTTTTGGTTCCCGCTTTAGCTTTATAAATTTACGTTTTAATTACCGCAACCACAGAAAAATTGTTATTATCGATGGGAAAATTGGCTACACTGGCGGTTTCAACGTTGGGGATGAATACTTAGGAGAATATAAAAAATTTGGGTATTGGCGTGATACTCATTTGAAAATTGAAGGCAATGCCGTTTTGCCCTTGCAAAGCCGCTTTCTAATGGATTGGAACGCGACGGTTTCTCATCATAAGTTAGAATACCAAGAAAGTTATTTTCCGCTAATGAAGAAAAAAGGCAAGTCAAACATGCAGATCGTTTCAAGCGGGCCGGATACTGAAACCCAACAAATCAAAAAAGGGTACATTAAGATGATCAGTATGGCAAAAGAATCCGTTTTTATCCAAACTCCTTATTTTGTACCGGATGATTCAGTACTGGAGACTATTGAAATAGCCGTCATGTCTGGTATTGATGTTAAAATCATGATTCCTAATAAACCAGATCATCCGTTTATTTACCGAGCAACTACTTACTACGCTGCCGAATTGGTAGCCGCTGGAGCTGAAGTTTACATCTATAATAATGGGTTCTTACACGCCAAAACAATTGTGATAGACGGCGAAATCTGCTCAATTGGAACAGCTAATTTTGATATTCGAAGTTTCAAACTAAATTTTGAAGTAAATGCTTTTATTTATGACCCAGAGATTGCCAGACAACAAAAAGAAATTTTTTATAAAGATATCGAAAGCAGTTATTTATTGACTCAATCCCTATTAGATGGACAATCGCGTTGGCTGAAATTTAAACAAACATTTTCTAGATTATTTTCACCAATTTTATAA
- a CDS encoding GNAT family N-acetyltransferase: MVRLGEIYRGGEGYMVLADEIILKEATIADAVLFENYQLKETPYTVKPMTAMTDSLHETKKFPVLILKEETLVGFFILQKEKGFSTYPTEENALLLHAHSIDERFQNKGYGKLSMERLPLFIKENFDSIDEIVLAVDYDNLSGQMLYLKTGFVDTKKRSKEDGAYKFIYSKKI, translated from the coding sequence GTGGTACGATTAGGTGAAATTTATAGAGGCGGTGAAGGCTATATGGTACTGGCTGATGAAATAATATTGAAAGAAGCTACAATAGCAGATGCAGTTCTATTTGAAAACTATCAATTAAAAGAAACACCTTATACTGTTAAGCCGATGACAGCAATGACCGATAGTCTCCATGAAACTAAAAAATTTCCGGTTTTGATTTTAAAGGAAGAAACCTTAGTAGGATTTTTCATTTTACAAAAAGAAAAGGGGTTTTCGACTTATCCAACCGAGGAGAATGCTTTATTATTACATGCGCATTCCATTGACGAGCGTTTTCAAAACAAAGGATACGGAAAACTTTCGATGGAACGATTGCCGCTATTCATTAAAGAAAATTTTGATTCGATCGATGAGATTGTATTAGCAGTTGACTATGATAATCTAAGCGGGCAAATGCTGTATTTAAAAACGGGATTTGTCGATACAAAAAAACGAAGCAAGGAAGATGGAGCGTACAAGTTTATTTACTCAAAAAAAATATAG
- a CDS encoding V-type ATP synthase subunit K, with product MGNLITFLAENNGGLFFAAMGIGFATIFSGIGSAKGVGMTGEAAAALTTEQPEKFGQALILQLLPGTQGLYGFVIAFLIYLNTGADTTLAQGLYMLMAAMPIAFTGLFSGIAQGRVASAGIQILAKKPEHATKGIIYSAMVETYAILGFVISFLLVLNV from the coding sequence ATGGGCAATTTGATAACATTTTTAGCAGAAAACAATGGTGGTCTATTCTTTGCAGCAATGGGAATTGGGTTTGCAACAATCTTTTCAGGTATCGGTTCAGCTAAAGGTGTAGGTATGACAGGGGAAGCAGCTGCTGCTTTAACCACTGAACAGCCTGAAAAATTTGGTCAAGCTCTGATCTTACAGCTTTTGCCAGGTACACAAGGTCTTTATGGTTTTGTTATTGCCTTCTTGATTTATTTGAACACGGGCGCTGATACAACTTTAGCACAGGGTTTATATATGTTGATGGCCGCTATGCCGATTGCTTTCACCGGGTTATTTTCAGGTATTGCACAAGGTCGTGTTGCTTCTGCTGGTATCCAAATTTTAGCTAAAAAACCTGAGCACGCTACAAAAGGAATTATTTATTCTGCTATGGTTGAAACATACGCTATCTTAGGTTTTGTTATTTCCTTTTTACTTGTCTTAAATGTATAA
- a CDS encoding ABC transporter permease, with product MSEMGLWEQLWYYFNENGFYIWEQFVRHFLISIYGVLFAAIVGIPIGFWVSRNSKLADWVIGVANVIQTIPSLAMLSILMLGLGLGVGTVVTTVFLYSLLPIIKNTYTGVRNVDSNILDSGKGMGMTRFQLTYMVELPLSLSVIMAGIRNALVVGIGITAIGTFIGAGGLGDIITRGVNATDGGAIILSGAIPTALMAVISDIVLGAIEKKLDPTNKVRN from the coding sequence ATTTCAGAGATGGGTCTTTGGGAACAATTATGGTATTACTTTAACGAAAATGGATTTTATATCTGGGAACAGTTTGTGCGCCACTTTTTAATTTCTATTTATGGTGTTCTTTTTGCAGCTATTGTCGGAATTCCTATAGGATTTTGGGTTTCACGCAACAGTAAATTAGCAGACTGGGTTATTGGCGTTGCCAATGTTATTCAAACGATTCCTTCTTTAGCCATGTTATCTATTTTGATGCTTGGTTTAGGTCTGGGCGTAGGAACAGTTGTGACGACCGTCTTTCTATATTCCTTATTGCCAATCATCAAAAATACGTATACCGGTGTTCGAAATGTTGACAGCAACATCTTAGATTCTGGTAAAGGGATGGGAATGACCAGATTCCAACTGACCTATATGGTTGAATTGCCGCTATCGTTATCTGTTATAATGGCAGGGATTCGTAATGCATTAGTAGTCGGTATTGGGATTACGGCAATCGGAACCTTTATTGGAGCAGGAGGATTAGGTGACATCATTACGCGTGGCGTTAACGCCACAGACGGTGGGGCTATTATTTTATCAGGTGCTATCCCAACCGCATTGATGGCTGTTATTAGTGATATTGTTTTAGGAGCAATTGAAAAGAAATTAGATCCGACAAATAAAGTTAGAAACTAG
- a CDS encoding DegV family protein produces the protein MTYKIIADSCCDLPLEFVEKHHIHIMNMVINMEGKEIIDDLGKTFDREAFFKNIKEGKIASTSQINIGTYLEVFKYYVEKSEPILYLAFSSGLSGSYNNALAAVEMLREEYGTVDITVIDTLAVCLGDGLLVYEAANMKAAGKSLIEVTRWIEENKLKLHSWVTVDDIKHLERGGRISAVSATLGTLLNVKPIIIMNQLGGLVPYAKVRGRKKSLQFLVQKTAEGIIEPENQTIFIGHAGVPEEAEWIKEALLEKIKVKDIKIYPYGPTIAAHTGFGSLAVFSFGMPK, from the coding sequence ATGACATATAAAATAATTGCAGATTCTTGTTGCGACCTGCCTCTGGAATTTGTTGAGAAGCATCATATTCACATTATGAATATGGTCATCAATATGGAGGGAAAAGAGATAATCGATGATTTGGGCAAAACATTTGATCGAGAAGCTTTTTTTAAAAATATAAAAGAGGGTAAGATTGCTTCAACATCTCAAATCAATATTGGAACTTATCTAGAAGTCTTTAAGTACTATGTTGAAAAGAGCGAACCGATTCTTTATTTAGCTTTTTCATCGGGATTAAGTGGTTCGTATAATAATGCATTAGCTGCTGTAGAAATGCTAAGAGAAGAGTATGGAACTGTTGATATTACAGTGATTGATACATTGGCGGTTTGTCTTGGCGATGGGTTGCTTGTTTATGAAGCAGCTAACATGAAAGCAGCAGGCAAGTCGCTGATTGAGGTAACTCGTTGGATAGAAGAAAATAAATTAAAGCTTCACTCATGGGTAACAGTAGATGATATTAAGCATTTAGAGCGCGGCGGAAGAATCTCAGCAGTTTCTGCAACTTTAGGAACGCTATTAAATGTAAAGCCCATTATTATCATGAACCAACTGGGTGGTTTGGTTCCTTATGCTAAAGTCCGAGGACGGAAAAAATCATTGCAATTCTTAGTTCAAAAAACAGCGGAAGGAATCATTGAGCCTGAAAACCAAACGATTTTTATTGGACACGCAGGAGTTCCAGAAGAAGCAGAATGGATAAAAGAAGCTCTTTTAGAAAAAATTAAAGTAAAAGATATTAAGATATATCCTTATGGACCGACAATCGCAGCTCATACTGGATTTGGTTCGTTAGCGGTCTTTTCATTTGGAATGCCGAAATAA
- a CDS encoding HD domain-containing protein: MVSGHQKQILKQTEEYVYDLLKDDASGHDWWHIDRVRNVAKTIAIQETEEVNFFICEMAALLHDVADGKLNKSEAAGEEKIRNWLKTIELEEQERMAILDIILHLSYKGGTNKKRLSSLEGKIVQDADRLDAMGAVGIARTMAYTGAHGRLIHHPDLLPRENLTLEQYRSGEDTGIMHFYEKLLKLKSTMNTSVGKKMASHRHIYMENYLKEFFQEWEGDR, from the coding sequence ATGGTATCCGGACATCAAAAGCAAATTTTAAAACAAACAGAAGAGTATGTTTATGATTTATTAAAAGATGATGCTAGTGGTCATGACTGGTGGCATATTGACCGCGTGCGAAATGTAGCTAAAACGATCGCGATACAAGAGACTGAAGAAGTAAACTTTTTTATCTGTGAAATGGCAGCACTGTTACACGATGTCGCTGATGGGAAGTTAAACAAGAGCGAAGCAGCAGGAGAAGAAAAAATTCGTAATTGGCTCAAAACTATTGAATTGGAAGAACAAGAACGGATGGCTATTTTAGATATTATTTTACATTTGTCGTATAAAGGCGGAACGAATAAAAAAAGACTTTCTTCATTAGAAGGGAAAATAGTTCAGGATGCAGATCGTTTAGATGCTATGGGAGCTGTTGGAATTGCTCGGACAATGGCTTATACCGGAGCACACGGTCGTCTGATTCACCATCCAGACCTTCTTCCAAGAGAAAATTTAACGCTTGAACAGTACCGTTCTGGTGAAGATACTGGCATCATGCATTTTTATGAGAAGCTTTTAAAATTAAAAAGTACGATGAATACATCCGTTGGCAAAAAAATGGCAAGTCACCGACATATTTATATGGAAAACTATCTAAAGGAGTTTTTTCAAGAGTGGGAAGGCGACCGTTGA
- a CDS encoding osmoprotectant ABC transporter substrate-binding protein: MKKINQIVVLLLATVFLSSCSLPGLGGGFDEEGITITGGTTTEQQILGFIVEGMVEHYIDIDAQLINNLGSSTLNHQALVGGDANVSGVRYTGTDLTGVLQQEPITDPAKAYQTVVNGFKDEFDQKWFPSYGFANTYSFMVTQELAEEYDLQTVSDLKDIISELKLGADTSWMEREGDGYDAFVETYGFDFKRVYPMQIGLVYDALAAGKMDVVLGYSTDGRISSYDLVVLEDDKHLFPPYDASPVTTYQVLKDYPELNEVLLKLAGTITTEKMQEMNYEADNNLLEPKKVATDFLEENNYFEENETNTKGGE; encoded by the coding sequence ATTAAAAAAATCAATCAAATTGTGGTTCTTCTTTTAGCAACTGTGTTTTTAAGCAGTTGCTCGCTTCCTGGTTTAGGCGGGGGTTTTGACGAAGAAGGAATCACTATTACAGGTGGGACCACTACAGAACAACAAATTTTGGGTTTTATCGTTGAAGGCATGGTCGAACATTATATCGATATCGATGCACAATTGATCAACAATTTAGGGTCTTCTACCCTTAATCATCAGGCTTTAGTTGGAGGAGACGCAAATGTTTCAGGTGTCCGTTACACAGGTACCGATTTAACAGGCGTGCTTCAGCAAGAGCCAATCACAGATCCAGCGAAAGCTTACCAAACTGTCGTAAATGGATTTAAAGATGAATTCGATCAAAAATGGTTTCCTTCATATGGATTTGCTAACACTTACTCGTTTATGGTCACACAAGAATTAGCAGAAGAATATGATCTTCAAACTGTTAGTGATTTAAAGGATATCATATCAGAACTCAAATTAGGTGCCGATACTTCTTGGATGGAGAGAGAAGGCGATGGGTACGATGCGTTTGTAGAAACGTACGGTTTTGATTTTAAGCGTGTCTATCCAATGCAAATTGGATTAGTTTATGATGCTTTAGCAGCCGGAAAGATGGATGTGGTTTTAGGGTATTCAACGGACGGACGAATCAGCAGTTATGACTTAGTCGTTTTAGAAGATGACAAGCACTTGTTTCCCCCATACGATGCCAGTCCTGTTACCACTTACCAAGTGTTAAAAGATTACCCTGAATTAAATGAAGTATTGCTGAAATTAGCAGGGACGATCACGACTGAAAAAATGCAAGAAATGAATTATGAAGCGGACAATAATTTATTGGAACCAAAAAAAGTTGCAACAGATTTTTTAGAAGAAAATAATTATTTTGAAGAAAATGAAACAAACACAAAAGGGGGCGAGTAA
- a CDS encoding V-type ATP synthase subunit I, translating to MAIAKMKQMTLLAEQADKDLLLKAVQELQRLELVDLTTLEESNLLSYYSKEMPTVEKTKYEERLKDIQHALSYLKQYLPQPGFIAKLKKGREEYTLEELEAAISVSQLDAICQEVFKKEKELIALEQQQKSLNEEELFLRKWNPLEFNPNDLAEFKLTAGYVGTIAAGNVTEFQNALKEKGSNYIEEIFQYKDEAAYLIITAKENDSATESILNQFQFTKFNYPYTLVPKEELKRNLAENKKLQEKEQTLKKELVAFKTKVTQLELGEEYYYNLAQREIGKTLLLNGKSFFLLNGWLEEEQVPELKVLLDTHVGKEHYAVISEEIKMKDYGVVPVVLENNKFVEPFESVTEMYSLPKYDDIDPTPFMMPFYLVFFGMMSADLGYGLILLIGTFLAQKYLNLDKGMAKFIRFFHLLSYGVIVWGVIYGSFFGYDLPFQLLSTTTDVITILLLSVVFGFIQLVYGLVINGAVKWRKQERASSYVDGMAWVGILVGIGLLVLSMMVFDSSLLKTIAYLLIGVNVVGIIVVTMLASEKKGLGAALGLYNLYGITGYVGDLVSYTRLMALGVSGGSIAAAFNMIVEFLPPVAKFTVGILLFVALHSLNIFLTYLSAYVHTARLQYVEFFGKFYEGGGRALNPLKTFEKHIYLKKRQ from the coding sequence ATGGCAATAGCTAAAATGAAACAGATGACGCTTTTGGCAGAACAAGCAGATAAAGATCTTCTTTTAAAAGCAGTGCAGGAATTACAAAGGCTTGAGTTAGTAGATTTAACGACTTTAGAAGAATCCAATCTCCTTAGTTATTATTCTAAAGAAATGCCGACTGTTGAAAAAACAAAATATGAAGAACGTTTGAAAGATATTCAGCATGCGTTGTCATACTTAAAACAGTACCTCCCGCAACCAGGTTTTATTGCCAAATTAAAAAAAGGCCGAGAGGAATATACGTTAGAGGAACTAGAAGCAGCAATTTCTGTTTCTCAATTAGACGCAATCTGCCAAGAAGTTTTTAAAAAAGAAAAAGAACTTATTGCGTTAGAACAACAACAGAAAAGTTTAAATGAAGAAGAACTCTTTTTGCGTAAATGGAACCCTTTAGAATTCAATCCTAATGATTTAGCAGAATTTAAACTTACAGCAGGTTATGTTGGAACGATTGCTGCTGGAAATGTAACGGAATTTCAAAATGCACTAAAAGAAAAAGGCTCAAATTATATTGAAGAAATTTTTCAATACAAAGATGAAGCCGCCTATCTTATTATTACAGCTAAAGAAAATGATAGTGCTACCGAATCTATTTTGAATCAGTTTCAGTTTACCAAGTTTAATTATCCTTATACGTTAGTACCCAAAGAAGAACTGAAACGCAATCTTGCAGAAAATAAAAAGCTGCAAGAAAAAGAGCAAACATTAAAAAAAGAATTGGTAGCTTTTAAAACTAAAGTAACACAGTTAGAACTAGGCGAAGAATATTATTATAATCTCGCTCAAAGAGAAATTGGAAAAACCCTCTTATTGAACGGGAAAAGTTTCTTCTTGTTAAATGGTTGGTTGGAAGAAGAACAGGTTCCTGAATTGAAAGTCCTTTTAGATACCCACGTTGGAAAAGAACACTACGCAGTCATTTCGGAAGAAATTAAAATGAAGGACTACGGTGTTGTTCCAGTTGTTTTAGAAAACAATAAATTTGTTGAACCGTTTGAAAGTGTCACGGAGATGTACAGTTTGCCAAAATACGATGATATTGATCCGACTCCTTTTATGATGCCGTTTTACTTAGTCTTTTTTGGTATGATGAGCGCAGATTTAGGTTATGGTTTAATTCTTCTGATCGGTACTTTTCTAGCACAGAAATACCTTAATTTAGATAAGGGAATGGCTAAATTTATTCGCTTCTTCCATTTGCTGTCTTATGGCGTAATTGTTTGGGGAGTGATTTATGGTAGTTTCTTTGGTTACGATTTGCCTTTCCAATTATTGTCAACAACGACAGACGTTATTACTATACTCTTGCTTTCAGTCGTGTTTGGGTTCATTCAACTTGTGTATGGTCTGGTTATTAACGGAGCAGTTAAGTGGCGGAAACAAGAACGAGCCTCTAGTTATGTTGATGGAATGGCTTGGGTAGGGATCCTAGTAGGCATTGGGCTCTTAGTGTTGAGCATGATGGTTTTCGATAGTTCTCTACTTAAAACAATCGCTTATCTTTTAATAGGAGTGAATGTTGTTGGAATTATTGTGGTGACCATGTTAGCTTCTGAAAAAAAAGGTCTGGGAGCAGCATTAGGACTATATAATTTGTATGGTATAACAGGTTATGTGGGTGATTTAGTCAGTTATACAAGATTAATGGCCCTAGGAGTTTCCGGTGGGAGTATAGCAGCAGCTTTTAATATGATTGTTGAATTTTTACCTCCTGTCGCTAAATTTACTGTTGGGATTTTGCTATTTGTCGCGTTGCATTCGCTGAATATTTTCTTAACTTATTTAAGTGCTTACGTGCATACAGCCAGATTACAATACGTTGAATTTTTCGGAAAATTTTACGAAGGTGGCGGACGAGCGTTGAATCCGTTGAAGACTTTTGAAAAACACATTTATTTAAAAAAAAGACAATAA
- a CDS encoding betaine/proline/choline family ABC transporter ATP-binding protein (Members of the family are the ATP-binding subunit of ABC transporters for substrates such as betaine, L-proline or other amino acids, choline, carnitine, etc. The substrate specificity is best determined from the substrate-binding subunit, rather than this subunit, as it interacts with the permease subunit and not with substrate directly.) — MIEFKNVSKVYKGGKKAVDNINLAFNEGEFIVFIGTSGSGKTTSMRMINRMIEPTSGQILIDGQDIMKKDPVKLRRKIGYVIQQIGLMPHMTIFDNIVLVPKLMKWPEEEQKEIAKKLIKRVDLPLEFLDRYPSELSGGQQQRIGVIRALAADQDIILMDEPFGALDPITRDSLQELLKELQVEMGKTIIFVTHDMDEALDLADRIVIMQEGKVVQFDTPDNILAAPANQFVEDFIGEDRLLQARPNLQTVEQVMLKNPVSVTPGKSITDAIKLMRDRRVDSLLVTDDAGILKGYVDVESIDLNRKRATSIGDIMSTKVYFVRKGTLLRDTVQRILKRGFKNVPVVDEKNRLIGIVTRASLVDIVYDTIWGDDAETPPETPMESTVSKEIKE, encoded by the coding sequence TTGATTGAATTTAAAAATGTTTCAAAAGTTTATAAAGGCGGAAAAAAAGCAGTAGACAACATCAATCTTGCGTTTAACGAAGGCGAATTTATTGTTTTTATTGGTACAAGTGGAAGTGGAAAGACAACTTCAATGCGGATGATCAACCGAATGATCGAGCCAACTTCTGGACAAATTTTAATTGATGGCCAAGATATCATGAAGAAAGATCCAGTGAAATTGCGTCGGAAAATCGGCTATGTGATCCAACAAATCGGGTTGATGCCACACATGACCATTTTTGATAACATCGTTTTAGTTCCGAAATTAATGAAATGGCCAGAGGAAGAACAAAAAGAAATCGCCAAAAAACTCATAAAAAGAGTAGATTTGCCGTTAGAGTTTCTAGATCGCTATCCTTCTGAATTGTCAGGGGGTCAGCAACAAAGAATAGGCGTTATCCGCGCTTTAGCTGCGGATCAAGACATTATTTTAATGGATGAACCGTTTGGTGCTTTGGATCCTATTACGCGAGACTCTCTCCAAGAATTATTAAAAGAACTTCAAGTAGAGATGGGAAAAACAATTATTTTTGTTACTCATGATATGGATGAAGCTTTAGATTTAGCGGACCGCATTGTCATTATGCAAGAAGGTAAAGTTGTTCAATTCGATACACCGGATAATATTCTGGCTGCTCCAGCTAATCAATTTGTAGAAGACTTTATTGGGGAAGATCGTTTGCTCCAAGCACGGCCTAATCTTCAAACAGTTGAACAAGTTATGTTGAAGAACCCTGTTTCAGTTACACCAGGCAAGTCTATTACTGATGCTATCAAACTGATGCGTGACCGCCGTGTAGACTCGTTATTAGTGACGGACGATGCAGGAATCTTAAAGGGATATGTTGATGTTGAAAGCATCGATTTAAACAGGAAACGTGCAACCAGTATTGGCGATATCATGTCGACCAAAGTTTATTTTGTACGCAAAGGAACGTTGTTAAGAGATACTGTACAACGTATTTTAAAACGCGGGTTTAAGAATGTCCCAGTAGTTGATGAAAAAAATCGTTTAATTGGAATAGTTACGCGTGCTTCTCTAGTAGATATTGTGTATGACACGATTTGGGGCGATGACGCAGAAACACCACCTGAAACGCCGATGGAATCAACCGTTTCAAAAGAAATTAAAGAGTAG
- a CDS encoding ABC transporter permease — MADFFASNGSDLLLKTWEHLYISAFALFLGVIVAVPLGIILTRFNKVASIVMGIATVLQTVPSLALLALMIPFFGIGKVPAIIALFIYSLLPILRNTYIGVKGVDGGLKDAGKGMGMTDMELIRLVELPQAAAVIMSGIRLSGVYVIAWATLASYIGAGGLGDFIFNGLNLFIPSLIIGGTIPVTVLALLTDFILGKLEKKLTPASAY, encoded by the coding sequence ATGGCTGATTTTTTTGCAAGCAATGGTTCGGATCTGTTGCTGAAAACGTGGGAACATCTTTATATTTCTGCATTTGCTTTATTTTTAGGTGTGATTGTAGCTGTCCCACTTGGAATAATATTGACTCGTTTTAATAAAGTAGCGTCTATCGTAATGGGAATTGCAACGGTCTTACAAACCGTTCCTTCTTTAGCTCTACTTGCTTTGATGATTCCGTTTTTTGGAATTGGAAAAGTTCCTGCAATAATTGCTTTATTCATTTATTCGTTATTGCCAATTCTTAGAAATACCTATATTGGTGTCAAAGGAGTAGACGGAGGGCTAAAAGACGCGGGTAAAGGAATGGGTATGACCGATATGGAATTGATTCGTTTAGTCGAATTGCCGCAAGCTGCAGCGGTCATTATGTCCGGGATTCGTCTTTCCGGTGTATACGTTATTGCTTGGGCAACACTAGCTTCTTATATTGGAGCAGGCGGCTTAGGAGACTTTATTTTTAATGGATTAAATCTATTTATACCTAGCCTGATTATTGGTGGTACGATACCCGTAACGGTGTTAGCTTTATTAACAGATTTTATTTTAGGAAAATTAGAGAAAAAATTAACGCCCGCCAGCGCATACTAA
- the thiT gene encoding energy-coupled thiamine transporter ThiT, protein MENTRLRVWIEGTIVAALAIVLSLLPTTVGTGFTISLGMIPMILYALRRGAVAGIASGFLWGVLHYLTGDVAILNLLQGFIEYFVAFMFTGFAGFFAKPLQQAFRAKQPVKKAGYIILATIVGTIARFFWHFIAGYYFWGSYAPEGMSPLWYSFLANGGSALATMFATGIVLLLFNKTAPHLFVPKEPTASSFQ, encoded by the coding sequence ATGGAAAATACACGATTACGGGTATGGATCGAAGGAACGATTGTCGCAGCTTTAGCCATTGTTTTATCCTTATTGCCGACGACTGTCGGTACAGGTTTTACTATATCATTGGGAATGATCCCGATGATACTGTATGCCCTTCGAAGAGGCGCTGTAGCAGGTATTGCATCTGGATTTTTATGGGGAGTATTACATTACTTGACGGGTGATGTCGCTATTTTAAATCTGCTGCAAGGTTTTATTGAGTATTTTGTAGCGTTTATGTTTACGGGATTTGCTGGTTTTTTTGCTAAACCCCTTCAACAAGCTTTTCGCGCAAAGCAACCTGTCAAAAAAGCAGGATATATCATTTTAGCAACAATCGTTGGAACGATAGCTCGTTTTTTCTGGCACTTTATAGCAGGGTATTACTTTTGGGGAAGTTATGCACCAGAAGGAATGAGTCCATTATGGTATTCGTTTCTTGCCAACGGAGGAAGCGCATTGGCGACTATGTTTGCAACAGGCATTGTGTTGCTTCTCTTTAACAAAACAGCACCTCATTTGTTTGTACCAAAAGAACCAACTGCATCAAGCTTCCAATGA